One stretch of Tepidibacter hydrothermalis DNA includes these proteins:
- the rnr gene encoding ribonuclease R, whose amino-acid sequence MVPGMKETLLTFMRENAYNPLTKEDLSNIFDIHPAERAMFYNFLDELEEEGEIYKTKKNRYGLPSKMNLFVGRIQMHQRGFGFVISNEEGVEDLFIPAEHLNGAMHNDKVVARIMETAKESRRAEGEVIKIVERSIKTVVGVYESNKNFGFVVADNKRFTRDIYIPKSESLRANHGDKVVCEITQWPKKGRNPEGKIIEVLGKKGEKGVDILSVIRELDLPEEFPNKVLAEAQRIDNEVPKEEIQRRVDLRDITTFTIDGADAKDLDDAVSIEVLDNGNYKLGVHIADVTHYVKEGSKLDKEALKRGTSVYLIDRVIPMLPTKLSNGLCSLNPNVDRLALSIFMEIDDKGSVVNHEIVESVINTKARMVYTDVSDILENEDEELINKYSELVEDFKTMEKLARVLMKRRTSRGAIDFDFAEAKIILDKNGKVLDIKKYERRIANRIIEEFMLVSNETVAEHFFWLKMPFVYRIHETPSLERIEQFNKFVATFGYHIKGDLEGIHPKSLQMLLNDIKGKNEEMVVSTLMLRSLKQAKYSPDCSGHFGLAAKYYSHYTSPIRRYPDLQIHRIIKEAINGKIDDKRIQALKKIVAYSAEQSSIRERAADDAQREVEDLKKAEYMADRIGEEFEGRISSVTSFGMFVEVENTVEGLIRLSNLNDDYYIFDSDNYVLIGEHTKKTYKIGDILKVKVSSVNIDFKEIELTIVKSEDSSLED is encoded by the coding sequence ATGGTACCAGGAATGAAAGAGACATTACTTACTTTTATGAGAGAAAATGCATACAATCCTTTAACTAAAGAGGATCTTTCAAATATATTTGATATACATCCAGCTGAAAGAGCTATGTTTTATAATTTCTTAGATGAACTTGAAGAAGAAGGAGAAATATATAAGACTAAAAAAAATAGATACGGTCTTCCTAGCAAAATGAATTTATTTGTTGGAAGAATTCAGATGCATCAAAGAGGATTTGGATTTGTTATATCTAATGAAGAGGGAGTAGAGGATCTGTTTATACCAGCAGAGCATTTAAATGGAGCTATGCACAATGATAAGGTTGTAGCTAGAATAATGGAAACAGCAAAAGAGAGTAGACGTGCAGAAGGCGAAGTTATAAAAATAGTTGAAAGGTCTATTAAGACTGTAGTTGGAGTTTATGAATCTAATAAAAACTTTGGATTTGTAGTGGCGGATAATAAAAGGTTTACAAGGGATATATATATACCAAAATCAGAATCGTTAAGAGCAAACCATGGAGATAAGGTAGTTTGTGAAATAACTCAATGGCCTAAAAAAGGAAGAAACCCAGAGGGAAAAATAATAGAGGTACTAGGTAAAAAAGGTGAAAAAGGTGTAGATATATTATCTGTAATTAGAGAACTTGATTTACCAGAAGAATTTCCTAATAAAGTATTAGCAGAAGCTCAAAGAATAGATAATGAAGTACCGAAAGAAGAAATACAAAGAAGAGTAGATTTAAGAGATATAACCACTTTTACTATAGATGGAGCAGATGCTAAGGATTTGGATGATGCTGTGTCAATAGAAGTTCTTGATAATGGAAATTATAAATTAGGAGTTCACATAGCTGATGTAACTCATTACGTTAAAGAAGGAAGTAAGCTTGATAAAGAAGCCTTAAAAAGAGGAACTTCTGTATATTTAATAGATAGAGTAATTCCTATGCTTCCAACTAAATTATCAAATGGACTATGTAGTTTAAATCCAAATGTAGATAGACTTGCTTTATCTATATTTATGGAAATAGACGATAAGGGTAGTGTTGTAAATCATGAGATAGTTGAATCTGTAATAAACACTAAGGCTAGAATGGTGTATACAGATGTATCTGATATACTTGAAAATGAGGATGAAGAACTTATAAATAAGTATAGTGAATTAGTTGAAGATTTTAAAACTATGGAAAAACTTGCAAGGGTTCTTATGAAGAGAAGAACATCAAGAGGAGCTATAGACTTTGATTTTGCAGAAGCTAAAATAATACTTGATAAAAATGGAAAAGTATTAGATATTAAGAAGTATGAAAGAAGAATAGCTAATAGAATAATAGAGGAATTTATGCTTGTAAGTAATGAAACAGTAGCTGAACATTTTTTCTGGCTAAAGATGCCTTTTGTCTATAGAATACATGAAACTCCAAGTTTAGAAAGAATTGAGCAGTTTAATAAGTTTGTAGCAACGTTTGGATATCATATAAAGGGTGACCTTGAAGGAATACATCCAAAGAGCTTACAAATGCTTTTAAATGATATTAAGGGTAAAAACGAAGAAATGGTTGTTTCTACGCTTATGTTAAGATCATTAAAACAGGCTAAATATTCACCAGATTGTTCAGGGCATTTTGGGCTTGCTGCAAAATATTATTCTCATTACACATCACCTATAAGAAGATATCCAGACCTTCAAATACACCGAATAATAAAAGAAGCTATAAATGGAAAAATAGATGATAAGAGAATTCAAGCTCTTAAAAAGATCGTCGCTTATTCGGCAGAACAGTCATCTATAAGAGAAAGGGCAGCGGATGATGCTCAAAGAGAAGTAGAAGATCTTAAAAAAGCAGAATATATGGCTGATAGAATTGGAGAGGAATTTGAAGGAAGAATATCTAGTGTTACATCATTTGGTATGTTTGTAGAAGTAGAGAATACTGTAGAGGGCCTTATAAGACTTTCTAATTTAAATGATGACTATTATATATTTGATTCTGATAATTATGTTTTAATTGGAGAGCACACTAAAAAAACATATAAGATAGGAGATATTTTAAAAGTTAAAGTATCTAGTGTCAATATAGATTTTAAAGAAATAGAACTTACAATAGTAAAATCAGAAGATTCGAGCTTAGAAGATTAA
- a CDS encoding PspC domain-containing protein: MDKKVYRSIDDKVLAGVCGGLAKYFDIDSTIIRVLWILGFFAGGLGILAYIICAVIIPQESFVEYNMNKSTYNEAMPRYDEDRSKKNKVVLGSILVIIGVFSLIDEYLYWMDIEKLWPIIFIVIGIYIIVKKQGDD; encoded by the coding sequence ATGGATAAGAAAGTTTACAGATCTATAGATGATAAGGTTTTAGCTGGAGTTTGCGGAGGTTTGGCAAAGTATTTTGATATTGATTCAACTATAATAAGGGTTTTGTGGATATTAGGATTTTTTGCAGGTGGATTAGGAATTTTAGCTTATATAATATGTGCAGTTATAATACCACAAGAAAGCTTTGTTGAATATAATATGAATAAAAGCACATATAATGAAGCTATGCCTAGATACGATGAAGATAGATCTAAAAAAAATAAGGTTGTATTAGGAAGTATATTAGTTATAATAGGTGTTTTTAGCTTGATAGATGAGTATTTATATTGGATGGATATAGAAAAATTATGGCCTATAATTTTTATTGTAATTGGTATATATATTATAGTAAAAAAACAGGGAGATGATTAA
- a CDS encoding sodium-translocating pyrophosphatase — translation MISYAGIASISGIIALIFAFILANKINKVEVGTNRMKEISSYIQEGAMAFLTREYKSLVLFVASIFIVLCLFINPLTGVCFLVGALFSTFAGFFGMKVATKANVRTANAAKKDGMNKALSIAFSGGAVMGMTVVGLGILGVGFLFLILYKLGNDPSESAKILTGFGLGASSLALFGRVGGGIYTKAADVGADLVGKVEAGIPEDDPRNPAVIADNVGDNVGDVAGMGADLFESYVGSLIAAITLGLIAYGINGAIFPLLLSAGGIIGSIIGTFFVKADEKSDPHKALKMGTYVSSILTMGFGIVLSNNLLGDLKGFWVVLIGIIVGMCIGQLTEIYTSSDYSHVQKIANQSETGPATTIISGLAVGMKSTLWPIMVMAFGILLSYSVLGIYGIALASVGMLSTAGMTIAVDAYGPIADNAGGIAEMCELPSDVRGITDKLDSVGNTTAAIGKGFAIGSAALAALALFASYTAAANLSGIDITNPVVISGMLIGGMLPFLFSSMTMEAVGKAAFEMIEEVRRQFREMPGIMEGTTKPDYAKCVDISTASALKQMVLPGILAVLSPVLAGLLLGTEGLGGLLAGALVSGILMAIMMSNAGGAWDNAKKYIEAGNHGGKGGEPHKAAVVGDTVGDPFKDTSGPSINILIKLMTIVSLVFAPLFVQYGGILLKILK, via the coding sequence ATGATCTCATATGCCGGCATTGCATCAATTTCAGGTATTATCGCCTTGATATTTGCATTTATACTAGCAAATAAGATTAACAAGGTAGAGGTTGGTACTAACAGGATGAAAGAAATTTCTTCGTACATACAGGAAGGTGCGATGGCTTTTCTCACTAGGGAGTACAAGAGTTTGGTTTTATTTGTAGCATCTATATTTATAGTATTATGCTTATTTATAAACCCACTTACTGGAGTATGTTTTTTAGTAGGAGCATTATTTTCTACATTTGCAGGGTTCTTTGGAATGAAGGTTGCAACAAAGGCAAATGTAAGAACTGCAAATGCAGCTAAAAAAGATGGAATGAATAAGGCATTGAGTATTGCATTTTCAGGTGGAGCTGTAATGGGAATGACAGTAGTAGGTCTTGGGATTTTAGGAGTTGGATTTTTATTTTTAATTCTTTATAAATTAGGAAATGATCCATCTGAATCAGCAAAGATACTGACAGGATTTGGTCTTGGTGCGTCTTCTCTTGCATTATTTGGGCGTGTTGGAGGCGGTATATATACAAAGGCTGCCGATGTAGGCGCTGACCTTGTGGGTAAAGTGGAAGCGGGAATACCAGAAGATGATCCTAGAAATCCTGCTGTTATAGCTGATAATGTAGGTGATAATGTAGGTGATGTTGCAGGTATGGGTGCTGATTTATTTGAATCATATGTAGGATCATTAATAGCTGCTATAACACTTGGTCTTATAGCATATGGTATAAACGGAGCTATATTTCCTTTATTATTATCGGCAGGTGGAATAATAGGAAGTATAATAGGTACATTCTTTGTAAAAGCGGATGAAAAGAGTGATCCTCATAAAGCACTTAAAATGGGAACCTATGTATCGTCAATTTTAACTATGGGTTTTGGAATTGTATTATCAAATAATTTGTTAGGAGATTTAAAGGGTTTTTGGGTAGTGTTGATAGGTATAATAGTCGGAATGTGTATAGGTCAATTAACTGAAATATATACATCTAGTGACTATTCTCATGTACAAAAAATTGCAAATCAATCTGAAACAGGTCCTGCCACGACTATAATATCTGGTCTTGCTGTTGGAATGAAATCTACATTATGGCCTATAATGGTTATGGCGTTTGGAATATTATTGTCTTATTCTGTATTAGGGATTTATGGGATAGCACTTGCGTCTGTAGGTATGCTATCAACTGCTGGAATGACAATAGCTGTAGATGCATATGGACCTATAGCTGATAATGCAGGTGGAATAGCAGAAATGTGTGAACTTCCAAGTGATGTTAGAGGTATAACTGATAAATTAGATTCTGTTGGAAATACTACAGCGGCTATTGGAAAAGGATTTGCTATAGGATCAGCAGCACTTGCAGCACTTGCTTTATTTGCATCATATACAGCAGCTGCAAACCTTAGTGGAATAGATATAACTAATCCTGTAGTTATATCAGGTATGTTAATTGGTGGTATGCTTCCATTTTTATTCTCATCAATGACTATGGAGGCTGTAGGAAAAGCTGCTTTTGAGATGATAGAAGAAGTTAGAAGACAGTTTAGAGAAATGCCTGGAATAATGGAGGGAACTACAAAACCAGATTATGCAAAATGTGTAGATATATCTACAGCATCAGCTCTAAAGCAAATGGTGTTACCTGGTATTCTTGCTGTTTTATCACCTGTATTGGCAGGATTATTACTTGGAACAGAGGGGCTAGGAGGTCTTTTAGCTGGAGCATTAGTATCTGGAATACTTATGGCTATAATGATGTCAAACGCAGGTGGAGCATGGGATAATGCAAAAAAATATATAGAAGCAGGAAATCATGGAGGTAAAGGTGGAGAACCTCATAAAGCAGCTGTTGTAGGAGATACAGTAGGAGATCCATTTAAAGATACATCAGGTCCATCTATAAATATTTTGATCAAACTTATGACTATAGTATCACTAGTATTTGCTCCATTATTTGTTCAGTATGGAGGAATATTATTAAAAATATTAAAATAA
- a CDS encoding LiaF transmembrane domain-containing protein: protein MNKGGLIWGIFFILLGIGWTLENFNIIDVSTIDILVKFWPLILIGIGVDIIYKNRKK from the coding sequence GTGAATAAAGGTGGGTTGATTTGGGGGATATTTTTTATACTTTTAGGAATAGGATGGACTTTAGAAAACTTTAACATTATAGATGTATCTACTATAGATATATTAGTTAAATTTTGGCCATTAATACTAATAGGTATAGGTGTTGATATTATTTATAAAAATAGAAAAAAATGA
- the eno gene encoding phosphopyruvate hydratase, producing the protein MSFIQEVYAREILDSRGNPTVEVEVMLESGEVGRAIVPSGASTGAFEAVELRDGDKGRYLGKGVTKAVDNVNNIIAPELHDMNVFDQVGIDNLLIDLDGTKNKGKLGANAILGVSMAVARAAAEELGLPLFQYIGGVNAKQLPVPMMNILNGGEHADNNVDIQEFMIMPVGACCFKEALRMCAEVYHNLKKVLQEKGLGTGVGDEGGFAPNLASNEEALQVIVEAVKASGYEPGKDIRIAIDAAATEFYNKETKKYVLAGEGRELSVEEMVDFYASLVEKYPIISLEDALDEDDWDGWKLLTEKLGNKIQLVGDDLFVTNTERLSKGIENGISNSILIKLNQIGTLTETLDAIQMANRAGYTAVISHRSGETEDTIIADLAVALNAGQIKTGAPCRTDRVAKYNQLLRIEEIVGEVAQYPGMNAFFNLK; encoded by the coding sequence ATGAGTTTTATTCAAGAAGTATACGCTAGAGAGATATTAGATTCAAGAGGAAATCCAACTGTTGAGGTTGAGGTAATGCTTGAAAGTGGAGAAGTAGGAAGAGCAATAGTTCCATCTGGAGCTTCTACTGGAGCTTTTGAAGCTGTTGAACTTAGAGATGGAGATAAAGGAAGATACTTAGGTAAAGGAGTTACTAAAGCTGTTGATAATGTAAACAACATAATAGCTCCAGAACTTCATGATATGAATGTATTTGATCAAGTAGGAATAGATAATCTTTTAATAGATCTTGATGGAACTAAGAACAAAGGAAAATTAGGAGCTAATGCAATTCTTGGAGTTTCTATGGCTGTAGCTAGAGCTGCTGCTGAGGAATTAGGACTTCCGTTATTCCAATATATTGGTGGAGTAAATGCAAAGCAACTTCCAGTTCCAATGATGAACATATTAAATGGTGGAGAGCATGCTGATAATAACGTTGATATTCAAGAATTCATGATTATGCCTGTTGGAGCTTGTTGTTTCAAAGAGGCTTTAAGAATGTGTGCTGAAGTATATCACAACTTAAAGAAAGTATTACAAGAAAAAGGACTTGGAACTGGTGTAGGTGACGAGGGAGGATTTGCTCCAAACTTAGCATCAAATGAAGAGGCTTTACAAGTAATAGTTGAAGCTGTTAAAGCTTCTGGATATGAGCCAGGAAAAGATATTAGAATAGCTATAGATGCAGCTGCTACAGAGTTCTACAACAAAGAGACTAAGAAGTATGTATTAGCTGGAGAAGGAAGAGAGTTATCTGTTGAAGAAATGGTAGATTTCTATGCTAGCTTAGTTGAAAAATACCCAATAATATCTCTTGAAGATGCATTAGACGAAGATGATTGGGATGGATGGAAGTTACTTACTGAAAAATTAGGTAACAAGATTCAATTAGTTGGAGATGATTTATTCGTTACTAACACTGAGAGATTATCAAAAGGTATAGAAAATGGTATATCAAACTCTATACTTATAAAGCTTAACCAAATAGGAACTTTAACTGAGACTTTAGATGCTATACAAATGGCTAATAGAGCTGGATATACAGCTGTTATATCTCATAGATCAGGAGAAACTGAAGATACTATTATAGCTGATTTAGCTGTTGCACTTAATGCAGGACAAATCAAGACTGGTGCTCCTTGTAGAACTGATAGAGTCGCTAAGTACAATCAATTATTAAGAATTGAAGAAATAGTTGGCGAAGTAGCTCAATACCCTGGAATGAACGCTTTCTTTAACTTAAAATAA
- the secG gene encoding preprotein translocase subunit SecG, which translates to MKTFLMVIQLITSIVLIVSVLLQSGKSAGLSGSIAGGAEQVVGTKARGLDALFSKITSVCATLFIIVALALVAIQ; encoded by the coding sequence ATGAAAACTTTTTTAATGGTAATTCAACTTATAACTAGTATAGTATTGATTGTAAGTGTATTACTTCAATCAGGAAAAAGTGCAGGTCTTTCTGGAAGTATAGCAGGAGGGGCAGAACAAGTTGTTGGAACTAAAGCAAGAGGTTTAGATGCTTTGTTTTCAAAGATAACATCAGTTTGTGCAACTTTATTTATAATAGTAGCATTAGCATTAGTTGCTATACAATAG